One segment of Erigeron canadensis isolate Cc75 chromosome 2, C_canadensis_v1, whole genome shotgun sequence DNA contains the following:
- the LOC122590233 gene encoding GATA zinc finger domain-containing protein 16, giving the protein MHTSDLGDHIGMESSVDLETNIQPSLCGSKVAMNRKPCEASNRRTSGTRKELPPPLPIQTATVMRRYYTNDKRLVITEEKVESPRLHFIARRSHGRLTIQLVNNNNNNNNNNDNNININELNSKDDLKNVNENVVNNNNDVVVDGGSCYGYNTANVRVAAMGPCLFINQNQLHAIRPLQI; this is encoded by the coding sequence atgcaCACAAGTGATCTTGGTGATCATATTGGAATGGAGAGTTCTGTTGATCTAGAAACTAATATTCAGCCGTCTTTGTGTGGTTCTAAGGTTGCCATGAATCGAAAACCTTGTGAAGCAAGTAATCGAAGAACGTCGGGTACACGAAAGGAACTTCCTCCACCGTTGCCAATACAAACTGCGACTGTGATGAGACGTTATTATACTAATGATAAAAGGTTGGTTATTACTGAAGAAAAAGTTGAGAGTCCAAGGCTTCATTTTATAGCACGTAGGTCACATGGTCGTCTTACTATTCAgcttgttaataataataataataataataataataatgataacaacATTAATATTAACGAGCTGAATTCTAAAGACGACCTTAAGAATGTCAATGAGAATgtagttaataataataacgatgTAGTGGTGGATGGTGGTAGTTGTTATGGGTATAACACCGCCAATGTGAGAGTGGCGGCCATGGGAccgtgtttgtttattaatcaaaatcaactccatgCTATTAGGCCACTTCAGATATAG
- the LOC122589116 gene encoding zinc finger CCCH domain-containing protein 15 homolog: protein MGEEGENEENKKKSSSSTSAPLTQAQFLSWKSLKDAETSAKKTEASRKREEDISAGLVQMNGRELFKHEPWVFDNNLY, encoded by the exons atggGAGAAGAAGgagaaaatgaagaaaacaagaagaaatcatcatcatcaacgtCCGCCCCATTAACACAAGCTCAGTTCCTCTCTTGGAAATCTCTAAAG GATGCTGAAACATCAGCCAAGAAAACCGAGGCATCAAGGAAACGTGAAGAAGACATTTCTGCAGGATTGGTGCAAATGAACGGCCGGGAACTTTTCAAGCATGAACCTTGGGTTTTCGATAACAACTTGTATTAA